The genome window CTGATATAATAAACTTTAGACTTTGACTATCCAAAACATGAAATAGTGCAGACTTTCCATTGGTTTGGTTTATAGGGGAAAAATATTATACATCATATATCTGGAGAGCACCATCATTATCCAGTTTAAATTCTGGGGTATTTAGGGTCAAATTTCTTGACCATGTCCATGGATTGGATGGCTGCTGGATTAATCAAACAATAGGAACATACAGAATGGCCTGGACATGGAGATTATCCAGTCAAAGAACACATTGATTTTAAGCAAAGTATGACTGACTGAGACAGCTGGAACCCTATGAGAGTAGCTCATTTCCTGTATAtcacataatcatcatcatttcatcgacgcctgttcctaggagctcccatcaggggatggccacggcagaagagtttccaactttctctatacagacactccctccttgcctgctcatagtttctcaaagatctttcccccctctccataatgtactcctgcaccctatctctccatttcactgcaGGTCACAACTAAGTACATACacctaggtaaatacacacactgcTTTAGAGTGGAAACACAATGGATACAAAACTGCTTCTTACTTGTTCTTTATGTATTATCTCACCAAACCTTTGCACCACTATTACTAACTAACAACACTTGCCTTAAAACAATATAGATTTACTTACACTTTCCAACACAGTCAAGCCTTGATTTTATTGATTGACATAAATATGACAACAATTTTTGTACAAACACTGCAGGTGGGCACAAATTTAGGGACGAGTTAGTATGCATATCTatgtttcttctgtttcttagCTTACATAAGACAAAATATTCCTTTCTTGATTAcatttttgtaactttttttttcttgccgaCTTAATTCATATGTAACAGCTAAACTAGTCAGACAATTCACTAAAATGGATTCAAATCAATGGATACATTTAACAATGAGGTAAAAGTAAGAATAGAATACATTTAAAATACTATATTGCACTAATGTATTATAAACATTAAGAAATCATTGCCACAAAAGGTGCGGTGGCAGCAGAGAAAACAGACCTGCATGAAATTTGTGGCAATGAATCATTAACATCATCTGGAAAGGTAGACTTATATGTCTTTAGCCACAACTGATGTTTTGAAGGAGTTGTAATGAGAAAATTGAAGTGTTTAGCATAATGTGCCCATCATGCATTCATTCTTAAAATATTTGTGCTTACTGTCCTTAGTTTTAAATTTCAAAGATAAAACTATATGTAATTTTTCATAACAACACTGAGTTCATAAATAGATCTAACTCTTAGAGACAAATGTAAATTGTTAAGGCAACATCACATATGTGTACTTTTGCAAATGTAGCACGAGATTAGTTTTGCTATGATGAACAGACACAACACATACAATGCCAATGAATGCATTAAGCTTATAGATCTATACTTTGGCAGTACAGATGTTGCATCCTGAACATCAGTCACATTATTTTATAGGCTAATGATTGCTTAACAAACCTGTAGTTCATTAGAGACAAAGCCCCAGAATACCAACCTTTCCCCAGACTCAGCAGCTGTCACAACCTGCAATCAACTCCCTCACAACACATGGCAAACATTTCAGGAAATGTTAAGTTTAATGTATGTTGGCACTGGAAGGATGGAAGAGCCCAAACATATTCTGTGAGGTTTTGTACAATTAATATGTAGTCACAGAGTTTTCTTGAAGGCTATCCAGAAACAGAGGATGGTGTGTGAGTTATTGCTGTAACACAACCAGATTACTGCTCTACTGTCTTCACCACCAAGGCCTCCCTTTAATACTCAGGAAAGATATGCCTTAGTTGAATACTGGAATCAGAAACGTGCCCTGCTCATCAGGACATTTTTATGATTACTGTAATCAAACTGGTTGACAGACTTTCATACAAACAAAATTTCTTATATCTTTAAAAGATGAATTCCAGCTTTTGATTTTCAGTTGACTGAATCAACATGATAAAATTACAACCAAGACACTGGGTTTACTAACAAGGGCTCTCTAATATGAGTCATAAGTAAGAATATCTTAGAGAAtgaattttacattttttttttttcaatacaggTGGATTAACATTTATCCTGACACATCTTCACACTATCAATAAATAATGCAATGGAAAATACTTCATAAAATGCTCTAGTCTTTGTGAGATATCACATATCACAGAGGCATTGTGCTTGTAACCTTCCAACTTGCTTCAATAGAGCTGCTGGCAATAACTATTAGCTAAGGGCATCCAAGCAGAGGCTGGGGCCCTAGTCTACCTTGGCACCAAAACCATGAACAATGTTGTTCTAACTTACATATTATATCACAAGAGTTCACTACTGTTATAAGCTGTcgagtatatttttttatgagcTTATATTGTTAGTAATGTGTTGGCTAAATGTTATAATATTTATGATAAATAGAATGACAGCTGTCTGTATGGCATCATTATTACTCAAAATGCACTAACTGTAATCCTGTATAACAAGCATATGAATGACTCACTAGCTGTATAATTTATCTGAGGTGTTCCATACCTGACAAGATGCAAAAACAATGTATACTGAAATGGTGGAGATGACACAACTAAGTAACATTGTAGGTGAATCTTGCATTTCCTACTGCGCTCATGAATAAAAATACTGCTGAAAGAACTACAGCATATCATCTTCATGTGGAATGGTTTATTGAACTGGAATACTGTTCTTCAGATTAATGAAGTTTAGTATCCAACATGCAAATAGTTCTGAGACTAGCTAGTGTTATTAGGAAGGAGCAGGGAAGGATCATTGGTTTCCTCACAGCATTTGATGGAATGAATCATGCACTCCTAACCTGCATTGTTTGCATGCtttaaaaatacaaattaaatgtAAATTGTCTGCCACCAGAGTATCTTATAGCTCACTCTGAGGATGCATACTTTATCAGAATATAACTAAAGACTGAGATTAAGTTATAATAAAGTATAAAAAGGAAGGGGGAACCAAGGCTCAAATACATGTAAGTCCAAGCACTAGCATATGTCTGTTGAGGATTCAATTCATGGGAGAAGGGTAAAGGAACAAAGCAGGAATAAGCCTCACTGAGATGAACTTactacaggcaaaaaaaaaaaaaaaaaaaagaagagcatgtGTGCATTAATACACATAAGCATATATTAATGCTGATGCACCTTGTTATTGTTCAGTCACATTCCAATATTGGTTCAAGCACAAGCTACCCATAAACCTTAACCTAAGGGGTTGTATGAGCCCACTAAAGAGAGCGAGATGCAATTGCAGTTCAAAGAGGGCTAACCGCGGGGACAAAATCCATCACCATAAAGCTTTCTTACCTGAGTAACACTATCACTTCAGATGATATCTGCTAAAGGTAACATGCAAACATGGGAACACATAGTAAAGACTTTGccataaattaacaaaaaaaaataattataatatttatgAGCTGATGTTACCCATGTCTGGCTACCATAATCTCAAGTAGTACATTCTTGAATTTGTTGAATGCAACACTATCACAGTGTGGAGTTAATGATATTATAGTTAATTTTCTTTGTGAAATGTGTATCTAATAGAATATTTACCTCATTGGAGATTAATATTGCTGTTCCATACAGCAATTCACAAAACAAAAATGTTTTCTCCATGGGTATGTCTTGTACACTGGATGATCTTTTACTGTTCCTGTCCCTTTAGCAAGTAACAATTTAGACAGTTCACCATATGctcataataaaaaataaaaaaaatacataaaataaattcttATGCTGCCAAATTCATAAACCATTCAGTATACTACAAACCACATCCTAATAACTTCAAAGGTGCAGCTGACATTCTGACATGCCAGAGACAAAGGGGAAAAGCCTGAGCAGTCTTGAAAATTTCATACAAGCAGGTATCTGTGAACTAGTAAGGGAGTATAACTGACATGCAGCATCTCCATGAAGGGGGACAACTCTGTCCATCTTGTGGCTTAGCAGACCTCCCTCTGTAGGCTATGTGTGTTacacagaaaggaggaaagaataaaagaatgaactTGCCTGCACACTGCCACTTCACATTCCCTAGCCCAGAAAAGGTTCTTTTAGATATAAAGCAAAATGAAAAGGTAAATGGGATAGTGTAAAGAGAAATTCATATAAGAGTAGATATAGGGTGAGAGATGAATGTGCATATGTGGGTTCTTACACAGTATACAGGCAGGAAACACTGGCAGGATAGGATTATAATATAGGTCAGTTGCATCACAAGGAAAACATGACTCACATCAGCACTggcttgttgtggtccttgaggATAATAGTCATCCATGCatgtcacacacaccacaaattCAAAAATCACTTGCATGCTTTAAGTAAAAAATAAGACAATGGAACACATATTTTGCATAGTTACAGAAGATAATACTCAGACTActttacacatacatacacctgTATCCCTTTTCTTCAAAAGCACAGATTATTTTGATTCAGTACTGGTTCACTGTCTCATGTGGAAAGGTCCATCCCAGCACGTCTGTGCCTATAGACCCTCCAATCAATTTAATTTCTGCTGCCATCTCCTTGACACAAATACTGTAAACATGTCTGCAAGAACCATGTTAGCAGTCATCATCACTCTAAGTAAAAGGCAACTACAAAATACTGCTCAGTTTATGTCATACCAATAATACTGTTTAGATCTTTAAATGCATAACTTCATAACATCAAAGTATtctaaaatcctaaaaaaataacatatttcACATAAAATGACAACAGAACAATATAAAAAATTCCATTTTCTTAGGTGACATCTGCAGATGCACTTTTAAAGAGTTTGCACCTGCTAGGCCTCTGAGGGTGGCTCACTGTAAAACTCATACTGTTTATCATAAACCTTTAGAACAAGTGCTTTGTCATGTTTGTGTCCGAGGATAACTTTGCACCATTCATAAATCTACGCTGAACATATAATTGTCAGATGTGCATTTTCATTTTAAGGCAAATAATCTAGATTATAATACGTAGTTTATAATATGAAGTTAGTGTCTTGTTAACTTATAATTTTTCTTCTACAATATCAAGAGTACTTTAGTTTTGTTGCATAATTATTACCTCAGCCATCAATTTCTATCCCATCAGTTGTccatttattcagcctatcattCATTACACCCACCCTTTAaatttttcttccactttgtTACTGCTGGGCACTGAATGAAATTTAGTAAGATCTTTGTTCCATTACTTACATCTCCATAGCATGGTTTCTCTTAATTTTGAACATTAGTTTCATTCTCAAGATCATGTAGACAGATGACTTGATACAATACTAAATCACTATCAATACTAAATGAAGTTGAAGGCTGAAATGCTACTATTTTTCATTGTGACAAGATTGGTGTTCCCAGGACGAAAAATCTTCTGCTTAAACAGTGTTCAGTACTTTTACTTTTGTGTGCTTGTATAGATTATTTGGTCATGTACTTATAGCAGATAAGTACTATTAACATTGATGCATTTTTGTTCCTTGAATAAGTGAATAAGTGATTCATTGCATTTCGTTGATAGCTCATAGGTACAAGTTGCTATGAAGTATTTTTtcaataccatttttttttctgggcCAATAGCAAGCACGAACAGGGCTGACATCCTTGCTAACACAGCATAAGCTGAACACCACACCCTGAGTAGGTTGGCAAGGCCTCCAAGTATTTGGTCATTCCTGACACCAGCCAGGAATGTCTGACAGCAACAGACAATGGCAGCAAAGCAAAATCAGAGCACAATATCTTTTAAATATAAACTGTGGAGCAAATTGTTTTTGAGTGAATACATATATATGTTTTGGAAAAAAAAGacactcttcttttcccttcccttccccagagACACACAGGCaaattcgtacacacacacatacgcacacaaacacacacatactggACTAGTTGCTATCAGCAAAGAACTCTGGGAAAGCATCAAGAAGTTTGCGGACAAGAGTCTGGTCCTTGTGGGCGGCTGGCTCCTCCTCTGCTAGTATGTTGGAACAACAAGTAGAAACCTCAGAGCGGCGATGTTGGTGCTCCTGCCAGCCTCCAGCCTCTACCACACCCCATAACAGGTGGAGGTACTCATTTCGCcgctgaaacaacaacaacaacatggtaGATGGTTTGTGATCTGATTGCTTTGGTAGTTTCTAATAAGCTACCATAttatggtagcagtagtggtggtggtagacgtagcagcagcagtaaagatagtagtagtggtagtggtagtagtaatacaCACCTTGTCATCTGAGGGAAGGTCTGTCAGCTGCCGTATGATGATGTCACACACCACTCGCTCATCATTGGTGTAGAAGATGGAGGCAGTGGCACGGGTGGAGTACATGTCACGCATCATCTTGAGGACAGAGTGTGGTGGTCGCGGCTCATGCTCAAACATGGCCAAAGGGTCCTCTGTAAAGTATGTGTATGTGAGTGAGGAAGGACAAGTGATCATAAGACTGCTTGACTGAGTATATGTAAATATAATATGCAATATAAGATAACAGGACAATTGAATTAATTAAGATCATCCTCTCAACCTACTTTGTACTGGCATGggacaaataaaaataacattgTCCTTAGTGACCATTATCTGCTCACTCTTCAATGCCATCACTTGTTTCACAGCTTCAATTCATTCTATACATTACCACATgtacctttccacttcttccatACCATTTTCACATCTTTTCATATACATATTATCTGTCCATCTAAACTAGGTGTTCTTAAAGTAGGTAGTGCCGCAGTATCCCCATGGGATATTAAGATGGGTTCACTTGGATATccaaaaatatttgtaaaaaaattagCACTATTGTGCACTATCTGGTAACTGTAATTAACTGGAAACTCAAATAGTTCATAGATATCAACTATTGGTCCAgtcatcctcttttctctttcttacatgacaagaaaaaaaaaaaatactttacaGCTCTCTTCTACCAATAGCATCAACTAAACTATTGTCAAATAGAATGTTAatatttcttctattctcttttggaTTCACAACATTCATGAGAGGatatcataaaaaaagaaaattctggAAATTCTGGAAAATTCTGCCTCAAAACAATAATCACTTCAAAATCTTCTGAAAGCTTGACACTAACAAGGCCCATGCTtctttttaaccctttccatccgtgatgcagacgtcggcatcacagtatggaaaggatcaagaggaaatggaagaggattaattctcttctaaacctctcaatcctcctctaaattcctcttaatcttcttccagttcctcttaaggggaagaggattaagaggttagaagaggactaacggtgacgcTGTTGGACGCTGACgtcaccggagtgaaggggttaagaatgCTTTTAataatcctctttttcctcttcctagaCATCTAATTTTGCCATATCAAAATCTTTAGGCACAGAGTTTTGAACTTTCTCTATGAATATATCTTCCACCCtgatcattccttctctcttacttttACCATGTACTTGTCCTATGAGAAAAATTCTATTGATTGTTGGGTTATTTATTCCCGTTAAGTCTTACAGTTAGCACCGTCTTCAATGGTGTCATCTCTGCTTCATCACCTGGATCAACAAAACTATGCATGTATTATGCTGGGTTTTACACATCTTATTTATattaaaactagataaattctcCTTGCATCAATATACTTCCAGTACAAATATTAACATTTAGTAGTCTCCTCATCCTTAGTTTTCCATCACCTGCTGCCCCTGACATCTTTAatctttacttcatcttttcaCCCTTAAAATTCGTTTTAACTATTTCAATTTCTGTCTATCATATACTTGATAATTTCTTTTTCCAATATCGAACTTTGCCTcataataaaataatgcattgtTAAAAATGTCAACATCAAACAATATGAACAAAGCATAACACAAAACATTTCCCAAATATtttgttaataaaaagaaatttctCATATTTGAATTAATCTTTTCCACTCTCTACAaacatccctcttttcctcttctgctgCTTACCTTCTCTATTGAACAAGAGGAGAAGCTTCTCTGTGAAATACTTTGTCTCTTTCTGCTGTGCCAGAATACTTATTATTACATTCTTCATGTCGGCTCCGTGGGAAAGTTTTCTTTCCCCTGTAGTGACGATATCTGTTCCTGTTTCTTCCCCCTCAACTCCCACTCCATTAGGAAGGGTCTctgaagagagtgaggaggaggaaagggtggtgtACTGGAGGTTGAAGGCCAGTACCAGAGTGAGGTAGAGCTCTGCCAGCTGCTCTGTGTCTGGTTGTTCATTGTAGTGTTCTATTCCCTCCAGCAGCAATGCCAAGAAAGACTCATCCATCACACCTGCCAAGGGAAGTCATGGTTACTAAGGAGGTGGTGGTCTGGCAAATAGTGAGCAGCTGTGGTACATGCAGGGTTTAGAGTTCACGTTCCACCACcccctaaaataaaaataaaacccatAAAAAATATATCCCCTTGCTACAATAGTCTAGGGCATACCACTAGTGCCTACATGGCAGCCACCAGCACCATAGGCCTGCATATTGGGGAAAATATTTACAACAGCTTCTTAAcataaaagagagggaagaacttATGGACacatttaaaaaaaagaataagattcATTGCTATAAGATGTATATAATAACTTATTATAAATTAAATGTATTCACTACTGTTATGCAGCATGATATCCCTCATGTGACACTGATAACCGCAATGATGTTTGTAATATGGCTATGTGGGTGAGACATACTGAAGTGGGGGTAGGGCAGTGTGTCTCCCATGCACAGCACCATGCCCAGCACCAGGGAGATGTACTGCAGCTGCTCCTCACTGCACGTGCTCTCCAGCATCTCTCTGGATAAGAAAATTAGACAATTACACTCCTGCTGCCCTTGTTTAGGATCCTTGCCTGTCTTGTATAAGGTCTAATGCAAGGCAACATATGACTGAATATACAGAGACATGAGCCAAATAAATTTTCCTTGAAAAAAGACACAAataaaccatatatatatatatatatatatatatatatatatatatagcaatatatatatatatatatagatatatatatatagatatatatagatatatatatatatatatagatagatagatagatagatagatatagatatagatatagatatagatatagatatagatagatagatagatagatagatagatatagatataaagatatagatagatagatatagatagatagataaagatataaagatatagatagatagataaagatataaagatatagatagatagatagatatagatagataaatagatagatagacagaaagataaataaatagatagatagataaataaagatagatactTCCTAGATAGATTACTTCCTCACCTTGCCAGTTCTACAGGAAACACAGAGGCAGACAAGTAGGAAATGTTGGCAGCTGACATTTGGCACACAGCCCCAAACACCTGAGGGATGGACTGTTATTAGAAAGGTTAAAGCAAATAGGACACAATAAAAAACAAGAGGGCAAAACTTCACAGCTTATTATATATGCTGATACATTAGGTGCTCTCCCCCTTCTGAATTATGGTAGTAACAAGGCAAAACTTATTAGCACTGAAATACTGTCACATCACCCACACCTCATCAACTCTTATGGATTGTCTTCCACCCCTTAAATTTTGCCGCAGTGTTACTTTCTTTGGTATCTTTTATAACTATTTTTAacaactcttctgaacttgttaactgtgTGCATCCACCATTTCCACAAGAATTTCTACCCAAGCCCAACTTTCTAATACAAGAGTAAACTcatatcttcattctctcatctcttttaagtggtaaactatggaacagccttcctttgtctgcattccttcatttctataaACTAAACTCTTTCAGGAGAGAAGGATCAAGGCACCAATTTGACCAAAAATAATCACTTATTTTGAAATTTTCTGAACCCTTTTGTAGGAGTAGCAAGATGCAGACTTTTATCAGATTCATTTTTCTCTTGGCCTGCCAATTCCTGCcaagaatgtaaaaaaatatctataaacATTAATATAAATTTTTCTGTTTATATCATGCAGTGTAATTTGCCACCTCCTCCCTTACACACCTGCAGCAGTATCCTCCTGAGGGGCCAGCGGGTCTCCATCTGGTAATATTGGACCAGCGTCAACAGTGGCCGGAAATCATCCAGAGCCAACACCCGGCGACATGCCTCCAGGTCACCAGTGTTCtgttgcgacacacacacacaaaaaataaataaataaataaataaataaataaataataataataatgataataataaagaaatatatatagaaattatataaaattaataataatgacaatgataataataatgatgataataataataataataataataataataatgataatgataataataacaataataataataataataataataataataacaacaggttATTGATCACTTTATGTATGAAAATTACTTATAACTACAcataaaaaatgagagggaagaataTATTTTAGATTACAGGAAACTGTCCATGTAGCCAAAAAATCTTTGTCTCAAACATAATGAAGGTTTTAGTGACTCGGGTGATGAAGACCAGAGCAGATTTGGATAATGCACAAATTTGTTTACAGTGCATTTGTAGCAGCAGTACCAAACCTCCATTATGATCAAATATTTTGCTGTAACTATCTGtatgaacaaacaaataaacatcccCCAATCattgtcccccccctcccccttcgagcACCCACAGCCATGCACACACCAGCAGCTCCAGCAGGTCGGTGAGATGCGCAGCTATGGTGTGTTCGTCCTCGTGCAGCGCCCACGACCGCTGCTGCTCGTCATCCTTGCAGGCACGCAGCTCCTCCAGCAGCTCCACAAGACGGCATCCATCCACGCTGTGCTGCCAAGAATTCTCCCCAGCATCCTTGTTGCCTGGAATGATGTGAGAGTCTCTTAAACACAGTCCTAAAGCAATGGTTATGAAGATATTACAGAAGGTTGCCATTATTGGGTCATTCTCTGCTTGCTTTTCATAATTTTGTTTTATTAGACATTCTTTTGTAATCTCACACCATGCCTGATATCTAGCCACCGAAAGCTGAGAATCAACACACTGTTTTATCACTAAACTAGATGGAAATATCAAGGAGTAAAAATGGCAAGCTTGCTGTTGATATTAGCCACATCATGAATGGCTCGGTAAATAATATCTTTGTTGTTTCCGTACTTTCTTTGCCTGAGAGGATGTGCTGGCAGAGAGGGTGGAGGGCTGGCACCACAGACCCAAGACTCTTCAGCACGACCTCCACAACCTGAAAACAATGATGATAAGAAGACAGGGAGCTTCAAAATATTAGTAAAGTGTAAGGATTAATAACCAaccttaacccggtaacagcggggatcatgtttgtaatggtccctctaagcgagaaaaatgagaaaaatcatcactcacacaaaccatttcataatatatatcgaagcatttgtgatcagtttatgtatcatctattttggggggtttaaatcatggcacaaatttggcccgtcgctgctgcacggtgaagccacaaatttggcccaactgctaccgggttaattaatgTGTTATAGCTACACCAGATTATACTAAACAAAGCTTATAAATAGATCTCACAACAGAATAAACTTttaaaggcatctctctctctctctctctctctctctctctcactaggaggcactccatcaggtccataagccttgaggattgaggccagaggcatagaaacatcattttgaagaatctttataacaggcataaaggagtcagaggggatgagtaggaggaatatgcccagaatcgtccagagtggagtttttagaaaaagtttgagagagagttcagccttagagatagatgaggcggcagtgttgccgccaggactgagagtggaggaaagatgaagaagtgaagttggaggagatgttttggctagatgccagaagtcacgggaagagttagagaaagcaaggttttgacattttctattaatgaaagaatttttggttagtcggagaatagatttggcacgatttcaggcagaaatgtaaagttcataattagcattagtttgaaggctctggtaccttttgtgagctacctctctatcattgacagcacgagaacaagcgtgattaaaccaaggcttttttgcgtgaggagtagagaaagaacgaggaatgtatgcctccattccagagacaatcacctctgtgagaTTTGGATAATGCACAAATTTGTTTACAGTGCATTTGTAGCAGCAGTACCAAACCTCCATTATGATCAAATATTTTGCTGTAACTATCTGtatgaacaaacaaataaacatcccCCAATCactgtccccccccc of Eriocheir sinensis breed Jianghai 21 chromosome 14, ASM2467909v1, whole genome shotgun sequence contains these proteins:
- the LOC126998450 gene encoding NCK-interacting protein with SH3 domain-like isoform X4 — its product is MLRSLYAYKGTHARTLGFQAGERFLEVGTSRDPNWMHVISERGALGYVPKNYVANEETEAVAMLEFIDGCLEATHLNASERGGHYSRGEQEALQRLVELRQKWHARCPPATAPVKRPAPPPPQRSASQLSTDSLTSLGGGLPSPNLPSTPRLPSLPPSVSSASLASEDQQQQKQQQQPASVVETTTSFMARGDSLVQEESSGSSEGHDTSIGYESEMRSDVESGVHASIKSLVSQVPEGYLRSLVEEVRSTASVSFTASHQVVEVVLKSLGSVVPALHPLCQHILSGKESNKDAGENSWQHSVDGCRLVELLEELRACKDDEQQRSWALHEDEHTIAAHLTDLLELLNTGDLEACRRVLALDDFRPLLTLVQYYQMETRWPLRRILLQVFGAVCQMSAANISYLSASVFPVELAREMLESTCSEEQLQYISLVLGMVLCMGDTLPYPHFSVMDESFLALLLEGIEHYNEQPDTEQLAELYLTLVLAFNLQYTTLSSSSLSSETLPNGVGVEGEETGTDIVTTGERKLSHGADMKNVIISILAQQKETKYFTEKLLLLFNREEDPLAMFEHEPRPPHSVLKMMRDMYSTRATASIFYTNDERVVCDIIIRQLTDLPSDDKRRNEYLHLLWGVVEAGGWQEHQHRRSEVSTCCSNILAEEEPAAHKDQTLVRKLLDAFPEFFADSN
- the LOC126998450 gene encoding NCK-interacting protein with SH3 domain-like isoform X1; the encoded protein is MRTLTYLFCSLCLHGLSFPNFFSFDFLTLAYFSRLALPFSVLLLVFHHYTSPFTPLLINAEVFIALFSPGGGGAVADTAAPPSDPIGRGEENTKAEYRLPAPIDYLINCPSAPFPTMLRSLYAYKGTHARTLGFQAGERFLEVGTSRDPNWMHVISERGALGYVPKNYVANEETEAVAMLEFIDGCLEATHLNASERGGHYSRGEQEALQRLVELRQKWHARCPPATAPVKRPAPPPPQRSASQLSTDSLTSLGGGLPSPNLPSTPRLPSLPPSVSSASLASEDQQQQKQQQQPASVVETTTSFMARGDSLVQEESSGSSEGHDTSIGYESEMRSDVESGVHASIKSLVSQVPEGYLRSLVEEVRSTASVSFTASHQVVEVVLKSLGSVVPALHPLCQHILSGKESNKDAGENSWQHSVDGCRLVELLEELRACKDDEQQRSWALHEDEHTIAAHLTDLLELLNTGDLEACRRVLALDDFRPLLTLVQYYQMETRWPLRRILLQVFGAVCQMSAANISYLSASVFPVELAREMLESTCSEEQLQYISLVLGMVLCMGDTLPYPHFSVMDESFLALLLEGIEHYNEQPDTEQLAELYLTLVLAFNLQYTTLSSSSLSSETLPNGVGVEGEETGTDIVTTGERKLSHGADMKNVIISILAQQKETKYFTEKLLLLFNREEDPLAMFEHEPRPPHSVLKMMRDMYSTRATASIFYTNDERVVCDIIIRQLTDLPSDDKRRNEYLHLLWGVVEAGGWQEHQHRRSEVSTCCSNILAEEEPAAHKDQTLVRKLLDAFPEFFADSN